The genome window CTGCGGGAGAGGATGCAGAGCTTCATCAGGGTCGCTTTTTCTTCTTGAATGGAGGCCGAGGCAGCAGAAACTCGCGGCCGCTGTCGACGAGGATCGCCCCGGCCAGGGCACGCCTACCCAGCAGGACGCGGTGCAGCATCTTGTGCCGAGAGACCAGGCTCAGCTCGACCGTCCGCTCGACAGGCCCGAGGCGAAGCCGGGTCTCCACGAACAGCCGCTCGGCCCCGTGCCCACTGGCGCTGCGGACGCGTTGCCGGCGTGTGATGTCGTGGACAAACTCGCGCGAAACGTCGCCCGTCCGGCGGTGGAGACGAATGACAAACCGGACCCGGCCATCGTC of Planctomycetota bacterium contains these proteins:
- a CDS encoding RimK/LysX family protein, whose protein sequence is MPDSVPLTIAGWREKAAFPDWHVRRMTVKLDTGAATGAIDCAEIDDLDDGRVRFVIRLHRRTGDVSREFVHDITRRQRVRSASGHGAERLFVETRLRLGPVERTVELSLVSRHKMLHRVLLGRRALAGAILVDSGREFLLPRPPFKKKKRP